One window of Perca fluviatilis chromosome 12, GENO_Pfluv_1.0, whole genome shotgun sequence genomic DNA carries:
- the LOC120569425 gene encoding olfactory receptor 51E1-like, translating into MDSELNITYITLGGHVEVDKYRYLYFLIMFTVYILIICSNSTIVYLIWVHQNLHEPMYIFIAALLLNSVLFSTNIYPKLLIDFLSEKQVISFSACLFQCFLYYSLNGSEFLLLAAMSYDRYVSICKPLQYHTIMKKATVRIFLGFAWFVPACQIAVPVALGVNTKLCNFTLKGIFCNNSVYKLHCVSSTELSVYGVIVLFNVSLLPVLFILFTYTKIFLITYQSHREVRMKAAQTCLPHLLVLISFSCFFTYDVIIVKLESEFPKTIRLIMTLQVILYHPLFNPIIYGLKMKEIYKHIKRLLCQREQN; encoded by the coding sequence atggatagtgaattaaatataacatatattaCTCTTGGTGGGCATGTTGAAGTGGACAAGTACagatatctttattttttgattATGTTCACAGTATATATTCTAATAATCTGCAGTAATTCTACTATTGTGTACCTTATCTGGGTTCACCAAAACCTTCATGAGcctatgtacattttcattgcTGCTTTGTTACTGAACTCTGTTCTTTTCAGCACTAATATCTACCCAAAGCTTTTAATTGACTTTTTATCTGAAAAACAGGTCATATCATTttcagcctgtctctttcaGTGTTTCCTATATTACTCTTTAAATGGTTCAGAGTTCTTACTGTTGGCAGCCATGTCTTATGACagatatgtgtctatatgtaaaCCTCTGCAATATCACACTATCATGAAGAAAGCAACTGTCCGTATCTTTCTGGGTTTTGCTTGGtttgtgcctgcttgtcagaTTGCAGTTCCAGTAGCTCTTGGTGTTAATACTAAACTCTGTAATTTTACTTTGAAAGGAATCTTTTGCAACAACTCAGTTTACAAACTTCACTGTGTGAGCTCAACAGAACTCTCTGTGTACGGTGTGATTGTTTTGTTCAATGTGTCACTTCTGCCTGTGCTTTTCATACTTTTTACATACACAAAGATATTTCTAATAACGTACCAAAGTCATAGAGAAGTCAGAATGAAAGCTGCACAGACCTGTTTACCTCATCTGTTGGTTCTAATCagcttttcctgtttttttaccTATGATGTCATTATAGTTAAACTGGAATCGGAATTTCCAAAAACTATACGTTTAATAATGACTTTACAAGTGATTTTGTATCATCCTCTCTTTAATCCAATCATATACGGactaaaaatgaaagaaatttaTAAACACATCAAGAGGTTGTTATGTCAAAGAGAACAGAACTAA